A genomic stretch from Xenopus laevis strain J_2021 chromosome 6S, Xenopus_laevis_v10.1, whole genome shotgun sequence includes:
- the tmub1.S gene encoding transmembrane and ubiquitin-like domain-containing protein 1, protein MALIEGVGDEVTVLFALVLFFMVLMLAWVSTHTTERAPTHWIRPEPAQGGASSNSQRDFHPGPSQTLTNADPNSETVDSSDSTQSSREFQNAGATPHSEVAFSSSGSTVSTGGSVEYTGAAADSPPDGESHPNFTVSSRDPQAGASSSLRYRGLGDGTTAQSAEEAGTIHLRLKFLNDTERLVTVRLSDTIMYIKRTYFPGQELRVRLIFQGQLLRDDSQTVSSLQLRDGSVLHCHISQHASVPGVGADQANVPLNVGNLLVPLLFLIVMLLWYCQFQYPSLFTGTATACLGGFTLLISAIAFSSYHR, encoded by the exons ATGGCTCTCATAGAAGGTGTTGGGGATGAAGTTACAGTCCTGTTTGCGCTGGTACTGTTTTTCATGGTGCTTATGCTGGCATGGGTATCTACACACACCACTGAGCGTGCACCAACACATTGGATTCGTCCGGAACCAGCCCAAGGGGGAGCTTCAAGTAACTCCCAGAGGGACTTTCACCCTGGTCCTTCCCAGACTCTTACAAATGCAGATCCCAACAGTGAGACAGTTGATAGTAGTGACTCTACGCAGAGTAGCAGAGAATTCCAGAATGCTGGTGCCACTCCCCATAGTGAAGTGGCCTTTTCCAGTTCTGGGTCCACTGTGAGTACTGGGGGATCCGTAGAATATACTGGGGCTGCTGCAGACTCGCCCCCTGATGGTGAATCCCACCCTAACTTTACTGTGAGTAGCAGAGATCCCCAAGCTGGTGCCTCTTCATCACTAAGGTATAGAGGCCTCGGTGACGGTACCACAGCCCAGTCTGCAGAAGAGGCAGGTACAATACACCTGAGGCTGAAGTTCCTGAATGACACGGAGCGGCTGGTGACTGTGCGGCTGTCTGATACCATCATGTACATTAAGAG GACTTATTTTCCAGGCCAGGAGCTGCGGGTTCGTCTTATTTTTCAGGGTCAACTTCTCCGTGACGACTCACAGACGGTGTCCTCCCTGCAGCTGAGAGATGGCTCAGTCTTACACTGCCACATCTCCCAGCATGCATCTGTGCCAGGGGTGGGGGCTGATCAAGCTAATGTGCCTCTGAATGTGGGCAATCTATTGGTGCCCCTTCTTTTCCTCATTGTCATGCTGCTGTGGTACTGCCAGTTCCAGTACCCCTCCTTGTTTACTGGTACTGCCACTGCTTGCCTGGGAGGATTCACCCTGCTGATCAGTGCCATCGCCTTCTCCTCCTACCACAGGTAA